A region of the Methanobrevibacter ruminantium M1 genome:
TCTCTTTTATTTTCATATTTATCTCTCAATATATTAGAAAAGCTTTTCTTAATTTGTTTAGCTTCCACATTTCTAACTCTATATCATCTCCTTAGAAAAGCTTTTCTTTTATTTTTATCATTTTTGCACCTCTGAATTAGAAAAGCTTTTCTAAATCTTTCTCTCAAATGCCATAATAAAATCACTTCAAATTTTAGTTTTCGTTCCTTTAGAAAAGCTTTTCTTTTATTTTATTTTCTTATATGCTTATTTTATTTTATTTTCATTGTTTAGAAATATAACTCTTAAATCTTAACTCTTTTTTATTTAACTTTTTAAATGTTTCATAGGGCTCATTTTCATAAATTTAATTTTCTTAAAAGATTTTGTTTTTTATCCGATTTCTATTTATCAATTTTATTACTAAATACAAAAAAATTAATAAAAAACTGCCTTATTTTGACATTTAATAAAAACTTTTATTTAACTTAAAAATTATATTCTATATTAATAAGAATTTTATAAAGAATTAAACATATCTTTATAATTTTTTTTAATAATTTTTTAATTTGATTTAATCAAAATTACATTAATTAATCATTATTTAAGAATAGATAGGTGTTATTTTTATGTATCAATACGAAAATGAAGTTACTAAACTCAATGAATTAATGGAAACTCATAATAACTGGATGAGAGATAGCGTAAACCTTATTGCAAGTGAAAACACTACAAGTAATGCAGTTACAGGAGCTGTTGCTTCAGACTTAGCTCACAGATATGCTGAAGGACAAGCATTCGAACGTTTATATCAAGGATGCACATATATCGATGAAATTGAAGACATTGTAAAAAGGCTCTCAAGAGAAGTCTATGACTGTAGTTATGCTAATGTACAGCCTGTATCTGGTGTAACTGCTAACCTTGCTGCTTTCTTTGGATTTGCAAAGGCTGGAGACAAGATGATGGCTATGAACATTCCATTTGGAGGTCACATCTCCCATGCAAACGTAAGTGCAGCAGGTATCAGAGGATTAAAAACCCTTGAACATCCTTTCAACCCAGAGGTTATGAACATTGATATTGATGCAATGAACAAGATGATATTGGAAGAAAAGCCAAAGATCATTCTCTTCGGTGGAAGCTTATTCCTTTTCCCACACCCTGTAAAAGAGGCTGTAGATGCAGCAAACGAAGTTGGGGCAACTATCATGTATGACGGTGCTCACGTTCTCGGTTTGATTGCAGGTAAACAGTTCCAAGATCCTTTAAAGGAAGGAGCTGAAGTTATGATGGGTAGTACCCACAAGACCTTCCCAGGTCCTCAAGGGGGAATCATCCTATCAGACGAATCAAACAAGGAACTAATCGACAATGCTGTTTTCCCAGGTGTAGTGAGCAATCACCACTTGCACCACTTAGCAGGTTTAGGAATCGCTACAGCTGAAATGCTCGAGTTCGGTGAAGATTATGCTAAACAAACAATCAAAAACGCTAAAGCATTGGCTGGAGCTCTTGCAGAACAAGGTTTCAATGTATTCTGTGAAGATCTTGGCTACACAGAATCTCACCAAGTCGCTATGAATGTAAGCGATGTCAAAAGAGCAACAATATTGGCTAAAGAGCTAGAGCAAAACAACATTATATTAAACAAAAACCTCATTCCAGGTGACAATGTAAATGACAGTGATGACCCTTCAGGTATAAGAATAGGTACCCAAGAAATCACAAGACGTGGAATGAAGGAAAAAGAAATGGAAGAAGTTGCTGAGTTTATCTGGAAAGTTGCAGAAGGCGACAAAGTAGATATCAAGGATGAAGTAACTGAATTCATGAGTCAATACAGAACTATTCATTATGCTTTTAAAGAAGAAGAAGGTTATAAGTATATTCAATACTAATCTCAAGCTTTTTTGGCCTTCGGCCAAAAAACTTTGACCAAAATTTTTTATTTTGGCGCATGCTTAAACTAGGAATTGTTTTTTGAGCATTATGAATATTTTTTTATTTTTTAAATTATTATTCTTTTT
Encoded here:
- the glyA gene encoding serine hydroxymethyltransferase — protein: MYQYENEVTKLNELMETHNNWMRDSVNLIASENTTSNAVTGAVASDLAHRYAEGQAFERLYQGCTYIDEIEDIVKRLSREVYDCSYANVQPVSGVTANLAAFFGFAKAGDKMMAMNIPFGGHISHANVSAAGIRGLKTLEHPFNPEVMNIDIDAMNKMILEEKPKIILFGGSLFLFPHPVKEAVDAANEVGATIMYDGAHVLGLIAGKQFQDPLKEGAEVMMGSTHKTFPGPQGGIILSDESNKELIDNAVFPGVVSNHHLHHLAGLGIATAEMLEFGEDYAKQTIKNAKALAGALAEQGFNVFCEDLGYTESHQVAMNVSDVKRATILAKELEQNNIILNKNLIPGDNVNDSDDPSGIRIGTQEITRRGMKEKEMEEVAEFIWKVAEGDKVDIKDEVTEFMSQYRTIHYAFKEEEGYKYIQY